Below is a window of Dissulfuribacter thermophilus DNA.
CATTTCCATCTTTTTCAAACCATCTTCGATCATAGTGGGCCATGAGGCCTGTTTTAACCAGGTTCTAATTGATTCAATATCAAGATCTCTGATAAATGGTCTGATTTCCTCTTTTATCTCCAGAAGTTCTTGTATTGCCACTCGCTCCTTGTAGCCCAGGTAATTGCATTCCTTGCATCCGCTTTGAGATCGTTTAGATATTGTTTTAGGTCTATAAGAAAATTTTCCCATCCATTCTTTTTCAATATCTTCCATATCGTGAATTCCAGTCCTAGCACAAGCAGGACACAGACGTCTAAAAAGCTTTTGGGCCATTACACACAAAAGGGCCTCTGAAAGGTCAAGGCCAGTCACCCCCATATGACTCAGCCTAACCAATGCCTCTAGAGCACTTCCAGTGTGAAGTGTCGATAGGACTAGATGCCCTGTTAAAGCTGCCCTAACTGCAGTCTTTGCAGTTTCAGGATCCCGTATCTCTCCCACAAAAATGACATCTGGATCTGCCCTCAAAAAGGCCTTAAGCGCCTCTGAAAATCCAAAAGCCCTCGATGGCTGAATCTGAATCTGGCTAATCCCATCTTGTACTATCTCAACAGGATCTTCTGCAGCCCAGATCTTCAAGGTAGAATCCTTTTTGATAAACTCAATAGAGGCATGAATTGTGGTGGTCTTGCCCGAACCGGTTGGTCCAGAAACTATTATCAGGCCACTAGTCTTCTTTAAAAGCTTCTTCCATAAAGCTAAATTCTTTTCGGAAAGCATAAGATCATCTAAACCAATAACTGCTTCCCTCTTTAGTATCCTTAAAACCACATCTTCAAATCCGTCTCCTCTGGGTAGCGTGACAATGCGGACATCTACAGGCATCCCCTTGTAGCGAAACCGTAGGCGCCCATCCTGGGCAATCCTCTTTTCCGCTATATCAAGGCCTGAAATAATCTTATATCTGGCAACAAGCGGTCTAAAATACTTCTTCTTTATACTTAGTTGTGGCCTCATCTGGCCATCAATCCTAAACCGCACTCTGCCCCTTTGCCTTACAGGCTGAAACTCCACGTGTATATCCGATGCCCCAAGTCTCAAGGCGTCTAAAAGGATCTTCTGGGCAAGCCGAACCACAATATTGTCTTCAGATGAAACTTGCTCAGTGCCGTCATGTATTGGAAAGTTTGTATCTGAATCTGGTTCAGATACTGCTCGAATGGATTCGAGTTCAGAAGGACGGAGGAGTTCTTCCTTTCCGCCACCTTCAAAGCAACTTTCTATAAAACGTAATATTTCCGATGGAAGGGCTATCTTGATTTTTAGTTTTCTGTGGGGGAAAAGGCCAGTTAAAAGACTAGATATATCCTGAGTAATTGGATCAGAGACGGCTATTTGGACTTCATCTCCCTCACTAGATATGGGGACGACAAAGTGTTTTTTTAAAAACTTTGGATTTAAACGTCTAAAGTCCCCTTTCAGCCCTCTGGGATAATGGGAAGTCAGTGTTATGAATTCAAGCCCTGTCACCTTGGAAATCGCCTTTGATACCGTTCTTTGATCAATGCCATATTCCTTATTGAGGACTATGGTAATTGGAACACCCAGTTTGAAACTCGTCTTTAATGCGTGGTCATAACAGAACTGATCGATTAATCCTTGTCCCGTAAGCACCTGTCTTAATCTATCTTTGCGATCCCTTTCCTCAACAATTAATTTTATGTCATAGATGGCCTTTATCACATCAGAACCAAGGTCTTCTACCAGACTTAAGGTGTGACGAGAAAAACCATGCCTTTCTTCCTCAGAAAATAACAAGATGGCCCCTGGGCCCCTATCTGCTCTCTTTTCAAAAGGTGCTATAAGAATCGATCTCTTTGAAAGTATAGGGTAAATTAAAGACGCAAGCTCAGGGGGGATAAACGAATAGTATTTCTTTAAATCTTCAATTGTATTCAATAGGATATTCTTCCTGAGCAAAAAGAATAGTTTCTTTGCTTCATCTTTTCTAAAATCCTCGTATGCACCTGATTTAAATTCTTTGGAGTCCAAAATATCATTTATATTGGTCAAAATTAATATGGTATTGGCAGAAAAAAGCCGTCTAAGATGCGGAATAGCTGACATCTTTAGTTCTGCAAAAGACCTTGAAGTAAAAAGCCTCTTGGCTACCTCAAGAAGAATGGTCCTATTTTGAGTGAGAATCTCATAATTCTTATTAATGCCTTCATTATATGGATGGTCCTTTGAGCCATAGTGATATTCTAGAAATCTATGGAATCCACCTGCACCTTCAAGCCGTGGTGCCAGCACAGAATCATAGAACTCTAAAATATTTAAAAGCAGGTCCTGATAACTTAAAAATTTTGGGGCCCCTTTTTTTTCAAGGAATTCTCGTGATTCGTACTCATAAGCAGCTTCAAGCTCCTCCCAAAGATGCCCAAGTGAGGCCAAAATGTCTGGATGAGCGGCCTGAGAGAGCAGATCTGCTGAGGATACAATCCCGGAAACGATCATATCTTCAGGCCTTGCTGGCCTGAACTCTGGTGCATCTCCGTAAAGTGCTGTTGAAGCAATTGAGAAGATTACAGAACTAATGAGTGGTTGATCGGCATTGATGCTTTTTAAATATGAGGAAACAAAATCGATTCCACGTTGTATATGCCTAAAGGTCAAGGCCCCTTCTTTTAAGGGACGTTCCTCCTCTCCCCTTCTCAAAAAGCCAATATCGTGAAGGAGACTTGAGATGAAGACTGCAATGCGTGATTCACTGTCTATGGAAAACTCGCCGCTTTTTAAAAGCCCGTCTAATATTCGACCTGCTGTTTGCGCTGTAAAAATAGCATGATCAAAATTGGAATACGGGGCCTCACACGGCAAAAACCCTTCCTTTTCACCACGGAAAAATGCCCTCACATCGTTGAGTATCCCCTTTGCGAAGGCACATTCGTTCTCTTCCAAATGGTATAAACAAAGGAGTTCCTTTTGATCCAACCTATGGATTTTATTGAAATTATCAAACATTATCAAATCCTTTATCAAAAGTCTCATAACAAGACTTTGACTGGATGTAGCCCGACACCCTCTATCCCGTCTCTGAACAGATTAGGGACTGCCTTTCTCAAGATGTTTAAAGCACCGTTGATGCCTGAACCCACTCGATATGCTTCCTCGCTCCTGCTTAGATCCCTTTCAAGGTCTTGATGAAAACCTGTCTGGCACTATAGTTGAGCTAGGTGTAGAGATTCTTGGACTTCCAGCACAAAGCATCTATGACAATCCAATTAGGATTGGATTTCACCATGTAGTAAGTACTACACGCTCCATCTTTTGCCCAAATTTTTCAATATCCTGCAGGGCTCTTTGGGGTTCTCAAATGAAATCTCACTGACTACGTCCTGGTAAATCGGGTTGATTTTGCAGCTGTTTTGAAAGCAGAATTGTTTGAGAACGTGAACTTGGTTTTCAAGGCTTTTTTCTGCGTGCGGATGGGAACACCAGCAATAAATAACCGTCTGTCGCTAAAGATCTATGCATAATTATAATGATCGTTAGACATCTTAGTTGCCTTGATATAACTCTTTTTGACATACTGTCCGATGGTCAGTCCCGCTATTCCCAGTAATTTTCCAATTTAACTCGCTTTCATACTTAAAGCATAAATATGTTTTAATAAAAATAAAGAGATAGTTTTAATGTTTTAAGCTTTTAAATTAAACATATTGCCCGTAAGCACCATTGTCCAAACAGTGCCCTAAACCCTGAATTTGCGAACATCTTCTTCAAATTCACGGGCAAGCTGAAGAAGCTTCTTTATATTTTCAAGATTTTGTCTTGCACC
It encodes the following:
- a CDS encoding GspE/PulE family protein; translation: MFDNFNKIHRLDQKELLCLYHLEENECAFAKGILNDVRAFFRGEKEGFLPCEAPYSNFDHAIFTAQTAGRILDGLLKSGEFSIDSESRIAVFISSLLHDIGFLRRGEEERPLKEGALTFRHIQRGIDFVSSYLKSINADQPLISSVIFSIASTALYGDAPEFRPARPEDMIVSGIVSSADLLSQAAHPDILASLGHLWEELEAAYEYESREFLEKKGAPKFLSYQDLLLNILEFYDSVLAPRLEGAGGFHRFLEYHYGSKDHPYNEGINKNYEILTQNRTILLEVAKRLFTSRSFAELKMSAIPHLRRLFSANTILILTNINDILDSKEFKSGAYEDFRKDEAKKLFFLLRKNILLNTIEDLKKYYSFIPPELASLIYPILSKRSILIAPFEKRADRGPGAILLFSEEERHGFSRHTLSLVEDLGSDVIKAIYDIKLIVEERDRKDRLRQVLTGQGLIDQFCYDHALKTSFKLGVPITIVLNKEYGIDQRTVSKAISKVTGLEFITLTSHYPRGLKGDFRRLNPKFLKKHFVVPISSEGDEVQIAVSDPITQDISSLLTGLFPHRKLKIKIALPSEILRFIESCFEGGGKEELLRPSELESIRAVSEPDSDTNFPIHDGTEQVSSEDNIVVRLAQKILLDALRLGASDIHVEFQPVRQRGRVRFRIDGQMRPQLSIKKKYFRPLVARYKIISGLDIAEKRIAQDGRLRFRYKGMPVDVRIVTLPRGDGFEDVVLRILKREAVIGLDDLMLSEKNLALWKKLLKKTSGLIIVSGPTGSGKTTTIHASIEFIKKDSTLKIWAAEDPVEIVQDGISQIQIQPSRAFGFSEALKAFLRADPDVIFVGEIRDPETAKTAVRAALTGHLVLSTLHTGSALEALVRLSHMGVTGLDLSEALLCVMAQKLFRRLCPACARTGIHDMEDIEKEWMGKFSYRPKTISKRSQSGCKECNYLGYKERVAIQELLEIKEEIRPFIRDLDIESIRTWLKQASWPTMIEDGLKKMEM